The genome window AGGCGCTAGTCAGGCGCGGGTCGCCGCGATCCACACGGCGGCGAAGTGGCAGGAGAATCCCACCACCGTGAACGCGTGAAAAATCTCGTGGAAGCCGAAGTATCTGGGGGAGGGATTCGGTTTCCTCAGTCCGTAGATCACCGCCCCGGCGGTGTACGCCACGCCGCCCGCCAGCAGCAGCCAGACAAACGCGTGCCCCGCCCGCCAAAACTGCGGCATGAACCACAACGCGATCCAGCCCAGCGCAATGTAGATCGGGACGTAGCTCCAGCGCGGCGCGTTGAGCCACGCCACCCGGACCAGGATGGTGGCCAAGGCGCCGCCCCAGACCACGCAAAGGAGCATGACCGCCGTCTTGGCGGGCAGCAGCAGCAGGCTCAACGGAGTGTAGGTGCCGGCAATGATCAGGGCGATGTTCGAATGGTCCAGCCGCCGCAGAGCGGCCGACCAGCCCGGCCCCCAGTTGCCCAGATGATAGGTCGCGGACGTGCCGAACAGCATGACCGCGGTGCCGACGAACACCGCCGACCCAACCGTCGCCGCCGGCCCGTGCGCGAGCACAATCAGCAAGATCCCCGCGGCAACGGTGAGCGGGAACATGGCGGCGTGAATCCAGCCACGCAACTTGGGTTTGACTTCGGATGCGGCTAGTTGGGCGGTGCGGAGTTCATTGTCCTGAGCGGTCGTCACTCAACTTACGGTACCGTAGGTTCTTTGCGGGACCGCTGCCGAGATGTGCACAATCAGTGCAGACTTGGCCCAAACGTTCACATTGCCGCCGCCAACGGCGAGCGAGTTTGCGCAGGTGGGAACCAGACGGCGCCGCCGGAGTGGCCGAATCCCCGCAGCCATAAACCAAGCCGCCGGCCGGAGGCGGGGCTAGAGTTGACGCGATGTCTCTGCCTCGACCGCTGTACCGGCTGTACGAGTGGCGTCTGCTCAAGGG of Bifidobacteriaceae bacterium contains these proteins:
- a CDS encoding hemolysin III family protein — translated: MTTAQDNELRTAQLAASEVKPKLRGWIHAAMFPLTVAAGILLIVLAHGPAATVGSAVFVGTAVMLFGTSATYHLGNWGPGWSAALRRLDHSNIALIIAGTYTPLSLLLLPAKTAVMLLCVVWGGALATILVRVAWLNAPRWSYVPIYIALGWIALWFMPQFWRAGHAFVWLLLAGGVAYTAGAVIYGLRKPNPSPRYFGFHEIFHAFTVVGFSCHFAAVWIAATRA